One segment of Haloplanus natans DSM 17983 DNA contains the following:
- a CDS encoding ornithine cyclodeaminase family protein has translation MTDTLFLTSDDVAGLATPAEYVDAVREGYRQHGEGAPAEPRTALYNEDPPGLFTSYAAVLPDTGVMGGYMYAAGFGERDAWFVTPLFDAESGEPLALVDGASMNPFKTGAAGAVGADALARPDASAVAVFGAGAQARGQLRAVATVRDVETVWVYSPTKSSREAFAGEMDRRLDASVAAVSSSAAAVEGADVVITATDSSSPVFDGDLLEPGTHVTAMGQYHPEKRELDDTAVARSTYVIDLRGRLEEDAGAYIHAVESGAVDSDHCHAELGEVVAGAVDGRTGPDEITVFDSGGTGIETTAGAALVYEKAREAGLGQPIDFAPASDALTGRE, from the coding sequence ATGACCGATACCCTGTTTCTGACCAGCGACGACGTTGCCGGGTTGGCGACGCCCGCGGAGTACGTCGACGCCGTGCGCGAGGGCTACCGACAGCACGGCGAGGGCGCCCCCGCGGAACCCCGGACCGCACTCTACAACGAGGACCCGCCGGGGCTGTTTACCTCCTACGCCGCCGTCCTCCCCGACACCGGCGTCATGGGCGGGTATATGTACGCCGCGGGCTTCGGTGAGCGCGACGCGTGGTTCGTCACGCCGCTGTTCGACGCCGAGTCGGGCGAACCCCTCGCCCTCGTCGACGGCGCGAGCATGAACCCGTTCAAGACGGGGGCGGCGGGCGCCGTCGGGGCCGACGCTCTCGCCCGCCCCGACGCCTCGGCCGTCGCCGTCTTCGGGGCCGGCGCACAGGCCCGCGGCCAACTCCGCGCCGTCGCCACCGTCCGCGACGTGGAGACCGTGTGGGTGTACTCGCCGACCAAATCGAGCCGTGAGGCCTTCGCCGGCGAGATGGACCGTCGCCTCGACGCCAGCGTCGCCGCCGTCTCCTCCAGCGCCGCCGCCGTCGAGGGAGCGGACGTGGTGATCACCGCCACCGACTCGTCGTCGCCCGTCTTCGACGGCGACCTGCTCGAACCCGGGACACACGTCACCGCGATGGGGCAGTACCACCCCGAGAAGCGGGAACTCGACGACACGGCGGTCGCCCGGTCGACGTACGTGATCGACCTCCGCGGCCGACTGGAGGAAGACGCCGGCGCCTACATACACGCCGTCGAATCCGGCGCGGTCGATTCGGATCACTGTCACGCCGAACTCGGGGAGGTGGTCGCGGGCGCGGTCGACGGCCGAACCGGTCCCGACGAGATAACCGTCTTCGACAGCGGCGGAACGGGCATCGAGACGACGGCCGGTGCCGCTCTGGTCTACGAGAAGGCCCGCGAGGCGGGGCTGGGACAGCCCATCGACTTCGCGCCCGCGAGCGACGCGCTGACCGGGCGGGAGTAG
- a CDS encoding mRNA surveillance protein pelota, with translation MRIQSRGRGEEGRTRLTVVPENVDDLWHLSYVLEPGDDVDGDTSRRIQRDDDQMRDTGGEREHIHVTVEVETVEFARFANRLRIGGVIVGCSREDQLGHHHTLNVEEHDEITIEKFFKPDQMERIEEAEAAAENPDVAIATVEEGEAHIHTVAQYGTEEYASFTRPTGKGEYARPRSELFAELGEALSHLDADAVILAGPGFTKGDALDYIEDEFPDIASKTTTVDTAGVGDRGVHEVLKRGALEDVQTETRIAREAELIDDLTEEMATGAKATYGPEAVAEAAEFGAVETLLVLDDRLREERQGEGEWGVDADEIITSVERQGGDVVVFSGEFEPGQRLKNLGGIAALLRYRLE, from the coding sequence ATGCGAATCCAGAGCCGTGGTCGCGGCGAGGAGGGACGCACCCGGCTGACGGTCGTCCCCGAGAACGTCGACGACCTCTGGCACCTATCGTACGTCCTCGAACCCGGCGACGACGTGGATGGCGACACCAGCCGCCGCATCCAGCGCGACGACGATCAGATGCGCGACACCGGCGGCGAGCGCGAACACATCCACGTCACCGTCGAAGTCGAAACCGTCGAATTCGCCCGCTTCGCCAACCGCCTCCGGATCGGCGGCGTCATCGTCGGCTGTTCCCGCGAGGACCAACTGGGGCACCACCACACCCTCAACGTCGAGGAACACGACGAGATCACCATCGAGAAGTTCTTCAAACCGGACCAGATGGAGCGCATCGAGGAGGCCGAAGCGGCGGCCGAAAATCCGGACGTCGCCATCGCGACGGTCGAAGAGGGTGAAGCACACATCCACACCGTTGCCCAGTACGGTACCGAGGAGTACGCCTCCTTCACCCGCCCGACGGGCAAGGGCGAGTACGCCCGCCCGCGGTCGGAGCTCTTCGCGGAACTGGGCGAGGCGCTTTCCCACCTCGACGCCGACGCGGTGATTCTGGCGGGACCGGGGTTCACGAAGGGGGACGCACTGGACTACATCGAAGACGAGTTCCCCGACATCGCGTCGAAGACGACGACGGTCGACACCGCGGGCGTCGGCGACCGGGGCGTCCACGAGGTGCTGAAACGGGGCGCCCTCGAGGACGTACAGACCGAGACACGCATCGCACGCGAGGCGGAACTCATCGACGACCTGACCGAGGAGATGGCGACGGGCGCGAAGGCGACCTACGGCCCCGAGGCCGTCGCGGAGGCGGCGGAGTTCGGCGCCGTCGAAACCCTGCTCGTCCTCGACGACCGACTCCGCGAGGAGCGCCAGGGCGAAGGCGAGTGGGGTGTCGACGCCGACGAGATAATCACCTCCGTCGAGCGACAGGGCGGCGACGTGGTCGTCTTCTCCGGCGAGTTCGAACCCGGGCAGCGCCTGAAGAACCTCGGCGGTATCGCCGCCCTGTTGCGGTATCGGCTCGAATGA
- a CDS encoding DUF4013 domain-containing protein — MITDSLTYLRESDGWVKTVVIGGLLTLLGFLVVPTVLVAGYLVRVLRGTMHGDDDAPRFDDWGDLAGDGIRAFAIAVVYGLVPVLLVAVTAGLAAAVAGPGPRSGLVVGAVTVVGGLLALAFGLLAAYIVPAAVANYAEQDSFRAGFAVDDLRPVLTSGTYATAWVMGFAVILVAGMVTAVLNVVPLLGTVVGAFVSFYAITAAYYIVGHAWGDLRGLELHDDEGEMGAERPVV, encoded by the coding sequence ATGATCACCGACTCCCTCACCTACCTTCGCGAGAGCGACGGGTGGGTCAAGACGGTCGTAATCGGCGGACTCCTGACGCTCCTCGGCTTCCTCGTGGTGCCGACGGTACTGGTCGCGGGCTATCTGGTCCGCGTCCTGCGCGGAACGATGCACGGCGACGACGACGCGCCGCGTTTCGACGACTGGGGCGACCTGGCCGGCGACGGAATCCGTGCGTTCGCCATCGCCGTCGTGTACGGCCTCGTGCCCGTACTTCTGGTCGCCGTGACGGCTGGCCTCGCGGCCGCAGTCGCGGGGCCGGGCCCTCGATCCGGACTCGTCGTCGGCGCCGTGACGGTCGTCGGTGGTCTCCTCGCACTCGCGTTTGGCCTGCTGGCGGCGTATATCGTGCCCGCGGCCGTGGCCAACTACGCCGAGCAGGACTCGTTCCGGGCGGGCTTCGCGGTCGACGACCTCCGCCCCGTCCTCACCTCGGGGACGTACGCGACTGCGTGGGTGATGGGCTTTGCGGTCATCCTCGTCGCCGGGATGGTCACCGCCGTCCTCAACGTCGTTCCGCTGCTCGGGACGGTCGTGGGGGCGTTCGTGAGCTTCTACGCCATCACCGCGGCGTACTACATCGTGGGGCACGCGTGGGGCGACCTCCGGGGACTCGAACTCCACGACGACGAGGGCGAGATGGGTGCGGAGCGGCCGGTGGTCTAA